The following proteins are co-located in the Hydractinia symbiolongicarpus strain clone_291-10 chromosome 7, HSymV2.1, whole genome shotgun sequence genome:
- the LOC130649100 gene encoding uncharacterized protein LOC130649100, producing MNISGSDEVSAVSQTAVLIQSFEQKQRVEIIKKSQIPPVEISEETMVALKADIGIPWEKLKTMARWLRTFNIKPAAINKQRHVAQPWAGNEYIVEDTPFTMESNDHKGVYEVRTAPWSYVADLKSHILDRMDKLHESNFVTHPKEFQKEIHLKIGGDHGGKSFKMSYQVCNVEKPNKKRNTVVFSYFEAKDYRVNLKVGLQTFKSQIDELQLSHWRGYPIRVFMFGDYEFLCAVYGLTGANGRHCCLFCNITSTEMQLADRGASEFRTLDTLKRDFENFNEDGGNIKKAKFFNNVIGQPMFNIPIDQVALPVLHISLGTFLKFFNMLEEKCRIIDLKISKKIAGVFTSKNDIEEYNMLHQKAKDLEHCIVDCTEKIELVNDAIARSVIDNPDNEEFIKKTYEPRLEYLQTKLVNKEKEMEKLLRSPCFKKSYGPCVKKLDEILSKLKVQRQAYHGKSFVGNHVHKMLKVENIITLCNSLPILIVGLGFASTEIHMEAIEVCQSFKLLFHKYSKCHNLINDSQVFDKERLSELDQSIIDLMAYLRNTWPKESITPKLHLLEDHVLPFLKRWKTGLGVYGEQGGEGIHAEFNSIKAIYCRMPSSVARVHSILKEHYIRVHPRCIEMKPEAKKRKKIE from the exons ATGAATATTTCTGGCAGTGATGAAGTATCTGCTGTAAGCCAGACTGCTGTTCTGATACAGTCATTTGAACAAAAACAGAGAGtggaaattataaaaaagtcaCAGATCCCACCAGTGGAGATATCTGAAGAAACCATGGTTGCTTTGAAAGCAGATATTGGAATACCATGGGAAAAACTGAAAACAATGGCTCG TTGGTTAAGGACATTCAACATTAAACCAGCTGCAATCAACAAACAACGACATGTAGCACAACCATGGGCTGGCAATGAATACATTGTTGAGGATACACCTTTTACAATGGAATCAAATGACCACAAAGGAGTATATGAAGTTAGAACAGCACCCTGGTCATATGTAGCAGATCTTAAATCACACATCTTAGATCGTATGGATAAACTTCATga GAGCAACTTTGTGACGCATCCTAAAGAATTTCAGAAAGAAATACATTTAAAGATTGGTGGAGATCATGGTggtaaatcttttaaaatgagTTACCAAGTTTGTAATGTGGAGAAACCAAACAAGAAAAGAAATACAGTGGTGTTTTCATACTTTGAGGCAAAGGATTACCGTGTTAATCTTAAAGTTGGTTTACAAACATTCAAAAGTCAAATTGACGAGCTTCAACTGAGCCACTGGAG GGGATATCCAATCAGAGTTTTCATGTTTGGTGACTATGAATTTTTGTGTGCCGTTTATGGCCTTACTGGAGCAAATG gacGCCActgttgtttattttgtaacaTCACTTCAACTGAGATGCAGTTAGCAGATCGTGGAGCTTCAGAGTTTCGAACTTTAGATACTTTGAAGCGAGActttgaaaatttcaatgagGATGGTGGCAATATTAAGAAGGCAAAGTTTTTCAACAATGTCATTGGTCAGCCTATGTTCAATATTCCAATAGATCAG GTTGCTCTCCCTGTACTCCATATCTCTCTTGgaacttttttgaaattcttcAACATGCTAGAAGAAAAGTGTAGAatcattgatttaaaaatttcaaaaaagattgCTGGTGTCTTCACCAGCAAAAACGATATTGAGGAATACAACATGCTGCACCAGAAGGCCAAAGATCTGGAACATTGTATTGTTGATTGCACAGAAAAAATTGAATTGGTGAATGATGCTATTGCAAGATCTGTGATTGACAATCCAGACAATGAAGAATTCATCAAAAAGACATATGAACCAAGACTAGAGTATCTTCAAACCAAATTAGTAAATAAG gaAAAAGAAATGGAAAAACTTTTAAGATCACCatgtttcaaaaaaagttaTGGGCCTTGTGTAAAAAAGTTGGATGAAATTTTGTCAAAGTTAAAAGTACAGCGGCAAGCGTATCATGGGAAGAGTTTTGTGGGAAACCACGTTCATAAAATGTTGAAG gtTGAAAACATTATCACACTGTGCAATTCATTGCCAATATTAATTGTTGGCCTTGGTTTTGCAAGTACAGAAATTCATATGGAAGCCATTGAAGTGTGCCAATCATTTAAACTCTTATTCCACAAATATTCGAAGTGCCACAATTTGATTAACGATTCACAAGTATTTGACAAAGAACGACTCAGTGAATTAG ACCAAAGTATCATTGACTTAATGGCATACCTTAGAAATACGTGGCCAAAAGAAAGCATCACCCCAAAACTTCATTTACTGGAGGATCATGTTCTTCCATTCCTTAAAAGATGGAAAACAGGTCTTGGGGTGTATGGAGAGCAAGGAGGTGAAGGTATTCATGCAGAATTTAATTCAATAAAAGCGATTTACTGCAGAATGCCATCTTCGGTTGCCCGAGTTCACAGCATTCTCAAGGAACACTACATTCGCGTGCATCCAAGGTGTATAGAGATGAAGCCAGAGGCAAAAAAACGAAAGAAAATAGaataa